One genomic region from Reichenbachiella ulvae encodes:
- a CDS encoding ABC transporter permease, whose translation MLKNYLLVAYRNLLKNKSYVIINTLGLGIAMACCITAYILLAYNIEFDEFHRDEKVENIYRLECDLLLNEKDPLLGVHGPLPIGPMATEDISGIKRFTRYSMLGTNISFEDNAFNERVSFADSTLFEMFDFPSVQGNLSSFKDLHSIVISREMAEKYFGDENPIGKILTLNFAREVEKQMMVGAVVEDVPVNSSIVFDFLIRMEHFAEMRAVEEKPWADWNVPGVFYELDPNADPETIAASFDRYAKRRNEAKTDQKVERYRLVPFKQNIDLSQRVWSSINTPIELEPLIVFTTLGVMIILIACFNLTNTSIAMTSYRLKEIGLRKTVGAKKSQIVIQFLMETVLIILLAVLVGYNISLVIVPEFTSMWDIPYGMEDLNGINTVIMLLSVVFMTALLAGIYPALFSSRLNTVELLKGMVRIKGTNALTRSLVTIQFAISVIVLIAGVVFIRNTQFQEGIQFGYDKDQLLTVSVQNLSEVRAMESKANSHPKIESIAYTDHQVGASSYPSPVKFNNVIHEVQHLAVGRNYFETIGLEFVQGRPFDVDKTNDFEFSTVVSRQFLDKVGLQGDPIGQVVEIHNVRRKIVGVIEDFVDNIWRSKDPEPFVFYPAIPETYKLMVFKAQNSDLVEVNEFLEKTWKENFPTKPYISKFQEDVVMEESKQTNDNLEKIFLFLTVLGAMLSASGIFALASLNIAKRTKEIGIRKALGASIANIVLLINKEFVIILSIAAVLGAIAAYFGTAWLLDLIYAYHISVEYTVLVICSIFIFLLGVSTTSLTIYRGARANPTDTLRVD comes from the coding sequence ATGCTGAAAAACTATCTTCTTGTCGCCTATCGCAATTTGCTCAAAAACAAAAGCTATGTAATCATCAATACGTTGGGACTTGGTATTGCCATGGCATGTTGCATCACGGCTTATATTCTCCTGGCCTATAATATTGAGTTTGATGAATTCCATCGGGACGAAAAAGTGGAGAACATTTATCGCCTTGAGTGTGATCTATTGCTCAACGAAAAAGACCCCTTACTCGGTGTCCATGGGCCTTTGCCAATTGGACCAATGGCAACAGAAGACATTAGCGGTATCAAGCGCTTTACCCGATATTCTATGTTGGGTACCAATATCAGCTTTGAGGACAATGCCTTCAACGAACGAGTATCCTTTGCAGACAGTACCCTTTTCGAGATGTTTGATTTTCCTTCTGTACAGGGAAATTTATCTTCTTTCAAAGATCTCCACAGCATCGTCATTTCACGTGAGATGGCTGAAAAGTATTTTGGAGATGAAAACCCAATTGGTAAAATCCTGACCCTAAATTTTGCCAGAGAGGTGGAAAAACAAATGATGGTCGGTGCGGTGGTAGAAGATGTTCCTGTCAACAGTTCTATTGTATTTGATTTCCTCATCAGAATGGAGCATTTCGCAGAGATGAGGGCGGTAGAAGAGAAACCATGGGCGGATTGGAATGTACCTGGTGTATTTTATGAGTTGGACCCTAATGCCGATCCAGAGACAATTGCCGCCTCCTTTGATCGCTATGCCAAACGACGCAATGAAGCCAAAACGGATCAAAAAGTAGAGCGATACAGGTTGGTTCCATTCAAGCAAAATATAGATTTAAGCCAGCGAGTATGGTCTTCTATCAATACACCTATCGAACTGGAGCCTTTGATTGTATTTACGACTTTGGGTGTGATGATCATATTGATTGCTTGTTTTAACCTGACCAATACCTCTATCGCCATGACGAGTTATCGATTGAAAGAGATTGGTTTGAGAAAAACTGTAGGGGCTAAGAAGAGCCAGATAGTCATTCAATTCTTAATGGAAACGGTTCTTATCATATTGCTTGCAGTATTGGTAGGCTATAATATCTCCTTAGTGATCGTACCAGAGTTTACCAGCATGTGGGACATCCCATACGGTATGGAGGATCTCAATGGTATCAATACTGTGATTATGCTACTTTCGGTTGTCTTCATGACTGCCTTGCTGGCTGGTATCTATCCGGCACTTTTCAGCAGCCGACTAAATACCGTGGAACTGCTCAAGGGTATGGTCAGAATCAAAGGTACCAACGCATTGACCAGAAGTCTCGTGACTATACAATTTGCCATTTCAGTAATTGTTTTGATTGCTGGGGTGGTTTTTATTAGAAATACGCAATTTCAGGAAGGCATTCAATTTGGCTATGACAAGGATCAATTGTTGACCGTGTCGGTGCAAAACCTGAGTGAGGTCAGAGCAATGGAATCAAAGGCCAACAGTCACCCTAAAATTGAGTCGATCGCTTATACAGATCATCAGGTGGGCGCAAGCAGCTACCCATCACCTGTGAAGTTCAATAATGTGATTCATGAGGTACAGCACTTGGCCGTAGGTCGCAATTATTTCGAAACGATTGGATTGGAGTTTGTTCAGGGCAGACCTTTTGATGTGGACAAAACCAATGATTTTGAATTCAGCACGGTAGTGAGTCGTCAGTTTCTGGATAAAGTTGGCCTGCAGGGAGATCCCATTGGTCAGGTGGTGGAGATCCACAATGTGCGTAGAAAGATTGTCGGAGTGATCGAAGATTTTGTAGACAATATCTGGAGATCCAAAGACCCCGAACCATTTGTGTTCTATCCAGCCATTCCTGAAACCTACAAGTTGATGGTATTCAAGGCTCAGAATTCAGATTTGGTGGAAGTAAATGAGTTTTTAGAGAAGACATGGAAGGAGAATTTTCCTACCAAACCCTATATCAGCAAATTTCAGGAAGATGTCGTCATGGAAGAAAGTAAACAGACGAATGACAATCTGGAAAAAATATTTTTGTTCCTTACTGTGCTAGGAGCCATGCTTTCCGCCTCGGGTATTTTTGCTTTGGCTTCCTTGAATATTGCCAAAAGAACCAAGGAGATTGGAATTCGAAAAGCGCTTGGTGCCTCGATTGCTAATATCGTCCTACTTATCAACAAGGAGTTTGTCATCATTTTGTCCATTGCTGCTGTATTGGGTGCAATTGCAGCCTATTTTGGAACCGCTTGGCTGTTGGATTTGATTTATGCCTATCATATTTCTGTAGAATATACAGTCCTGGTGATATGCTCGATTTTCATATTTCTGTTGGGGGTATCTACTACCAGCCTTACCATTTACCGAGGAGCCAGAGCCAATCCAACTGATACACTTCGAGTAGATTAA